In the Streptomyces coeruleoprunus genome, CGCGGCCGTGTCGCTGCGGCAGTCGACGCAGGCGAGCATCGCGCAGCCGAGGTCGGCGATCGGGACCACGCCCTCCGGCCAGGGCCACTCGGCGTCCTCGCCTCGTCCGGAGCTGCGGTAGGCGTCGTAACAGGAGACGGCTTGGCCCAGCGGCAACAGGCCGTAGTCCGGGCCGAATCGGCCGTCGGCGACGCGGGTGTACAGGGCGGTGAGCAGCGGGGGCAGCGGGAAGCCGAGCGTGGCCTCGGCGGCCGCGACGTCGTCCGCGGTGGCGGGCCGGGGCCTGGGCTTCCCGGTCCACGGATGGACGCCGGGCGCCGCGGCCGCGACCCGGCGCAGCAACTCCTCGTTCTCGGTCATGTGTTCATCGTGGACCACGCCACTGACAACGCGCAGGGCCTGTGGATAACCCGCGCTCCCGTGTCTACCGCGCCGCGAAGGGCTGGTCCGCGGGCACGATCTCCTTGCCGAGCGGCAGCAGCGAGACCGGGATCAGCTTGAAGTTCGCGATGCCCAGCGGGATACCGATGATCGTGACGCAGAGGACGATGCCCGTGGCGATGTGGCCGATGGCGAGCCACCAGCCCGCGAGGACCAGCCACAGCACATTGCCGAGGCAGGAGGCCGCGCCCGCGTCACGGCGGTCGACCACGGTGTGCCCGAACGGCCAGAGCGCGTAGAGACCGATACGGAACGCGGCGATACCGAAGGGGATGCCGATGATGGTGATGCACAGCAGCAGTCCCGCTGCCATGTAGCCGAGGAACAGCCAGAAGCCGCTGAATACCAGCCATATGAGGTTGAGAAGGGTCTTCACGGGCGGTGACCTGCCATCTGCTCGAGTCGGGAGATACGCTCCGCCATCGGCGGATGCGTGGAGAACATACGGGACATCCCCTGGCCCGGCCGGAACGGGTTGGCGATCATCATGTGGCTCGCCGTCTCGATGCGGGGCTCCGGCGGCAGCGGCAGCCGCTGTGTGCCCGCCTCCAGCTTGCGCAGGGCGCTCGCGAGGGCCAGCGGGTCGCCGGTGAGCCGGGCCCCGGAGGCGTCCGCCTCGTACTCCCGGGAACGGCTGATCGCGAGCTGGATCACGGACGCGGCGAGCGGCCCCAGGATCATGATCAGCAGCATGCCGAGCAGGCCGGGGCCCTCGTCGTCGTCGGAGCGGCCGACCGGGATCAGCCAGGCGAAGTTCACCAGGAACACGATCACGGAGGCGAGGGCGCCGGCGACCGAGGAGATGAGGATGTCGCGGTTGTACACGTGGCTCAGCTCGTGGCCGATGACTCCGCGCAGCTCGCGCTCGTTCAGGAGCTGCAGGATGCCCTCGGTGCAGCAGACGGCCGCGTTGCGCGGATTGCGGCCGGTCGCGAAGGCGTTGGGGGCCTGGGTCGGCGAGATGTAGAGCCGCGGCATCGGCTGGCGGGCCTGTGTGGACAGCTCCCGGACCATCCGGTACAGCTGCGGTGCCTCGAACTCGCTGACCGGGCGGGCCCGCATGGCGCGCAGCGCCAGCTTGTCGCTGTTCCAGTAGGCGTACGCGTTGGTGCCGAGGGCCACGACGACGGCGACGACGAGGCCCGTACGTCCGAAGAAGCTACCGATCAGGATGATGAGCGCGGACAGTCCTCCGAGGAGTACGGCCGTCCTGAGCCCGTTGTGCCGGCGGTGCACGGTAGCCCTCCAAGTGGTGCGGCAGGGGAACCTTTCGCTGATGTTGCTCCACTGTCCAGTGGACCCTCCCGTACTGGTCAACGCCAGGCGGGAGTGGCTGGTTCCCTGGTCCGCGCGGCCCGAGGGCTGGGCCGATCGGGTGAATCAGCGCTGCACGGGCAGGCCGGCCTTCTCCAGGGCCGCGGCGACCGGCTCGATCTCGCTGGTGCAGTGGGCGCAGCGGCTGGCGATGGCGGGGACGGCGGAGTAGCAGCGCGGGCAGTCGCGGGTCTCCGACTTGATGTCGAAGGGCGCGTCCTTCTTGAAGCGGTCCTGGATCTTGGCCATCGGGACGACGACGAAGAAGTAGAGCACCGCCGCGGTGATCACGAACGCGAGCGCGGCGCTGATGAACAGGCCGTAGGGGAACTTGGCGCCCTGGACCTCGAAGGTCGCCTTGCTGAAGTCGCCCACCGAGCCGGTGGCCAGGCCGATGAGGGGTGTGATGAAGGCGTTGCTGAAGCCGGTGACGACCGCGGTGAAGGCGGATCCGACGGCCAGACCGATGGCCATGGAAATAACGTTTCCGCGGAGGATGAAGTCCTTGAAACCGTTCAGCACGGGTGTTGCTCCTACAGCTGGTCGAGATCAGAAAAGGGTGGTCGCGGCGAAGCGCAGTACGGACTGCGGGTAGCCCGACAGCGCGACGCCGACGACCGCCGTGAGGGCGATGGCGACGGACACAGGGGCGGGGGCACGGTGCCGGACGGCGGCCTCGGCTGTGCCGGCTGGCGCCGGAGCGCCCTCGGGGGCGCGGAACAGGACGGCCGTCCAGCGCAGGTAGTAGTAGAGGGCGACGACGACGTTGATGCCCATCACCACGGCCAGCCAGCCCAGGCCGGCGTCGACGGCCGACGAGAAGACGACGACCTTGGCGAACAGGCCGATGATGCCGGGCGGCAGACCGGCCAGGCACAGCAGGAAGAACGCCATGGCGAGCGCCGTGCCGGGTCGGGTGGCGTACAGGCCGCGGTAGTCGGAGATCCGGTGCTCCGGGTGCGTACGGGCGACCAGGACGGCGACGGCGAAGGCGCCGAGGTTCACGACGGCGTACATCAGGGCGTACGAGACGGTGGCGCCGATCTGGTCGTCGCTGGAGTACGCGGCGGCGGCGATCGGCACGAGGAGGTAGCCGGCCTGGCCCACGGACGACCAGGCGAGCAGCCGGACCGCGCTCCACGCGCGCGTGGAGACCTGCCGCAGGGCCGCGACGTTGCCGACGGTCATGGTGAGCGCGGCCAGCACGGCCAGTGCGGGGCCCCACACGTCGGCGTACGACGGGAACGCGACGACGGTCACCAGGATGAGCCCGGTGAAGCCGACGGCCTTGCCGACGACGGACAGGTACGCGGCGACGGGGAGGGGCGCGCCGACGTACGTGTCGGGCACCCAGAAGTGGAAGGGCGCCGCGGCTGTCTTGAAGGCGAAGCCGACCAGCGTGAGGGCGACGCCGGTCTTCGCGAGCGTGCCGAGCTGTCCCGGGACGTCCTCCAGCTGCTGGGCGATCTCCGTGAGGTGCAGGGTGCCCGTCGCGGCGTACACGAAGCTGACGCCGAGCAGGGTCACGGCGGTCGCGGTGACGGAGGAGAGGAAGAACTTGAGCGCGGCCTCGCCGGACATGCGGTCGCCGCGCTTGAGGCCGACGAGCGCGAAGGCGGGCAGCGAGGCGACCTCAAGGGCGACGACGAGGGTCGCCAGGTCGCGGGACGCGGGCAGCAGGGCGGCGCCCGCGGCGGAGGACAGCAGCAGGAACCAGAACTCGCCGGCCGGGAGCTTCTCGCGGGTGTCGTGGAGCGACAGCAGCGCGGTGAGGAGGGCGCCGCCGAGCACCAGGGCCTGGATGACCAGCGTGAAGTGGTCGGCGGTGTAACTGCAGGCGCCGGGGTCCGTGGTCAGGCAGAACGTGGAGCGCTTGCCCGCCCGCAGGGGTACGAGGGCGGCGAGCGCGGCGACGAGACCTGCGACCGCGGTCCAGCCGAGGAGCGGCTTGCGGGCCTGCGGCACGAACAGGTCGGCGACCAGGACGGCCAGGGCGACGACGGCGGCGATCGTCGGCGGCGCGATGGCGGTCCAGTCGACGGCCTGGACGAGGTCGGCGGCGCTCGGGGCGGCGACGGTCACGACTTGCCTCCTGCGAGGAGCTTCTGCACGGCCGGGTCGGTGAGGCCGAGGAGGACCGCGGGCCAGAGCCCGGCGAGGACGGTGAGCGCGGCCAGGGGGGTCCAGGCGGCGAACTCGTAGCCCTGGACGTCGGCGAGCTGCGGCCTGGTGTCGGTGCCGGCCGTGGCGGCGGCGGGCGTGCCGCCCATGCACACGCGGCGTACGACGATCAGCAGGTAGGCCGCGGTGAGCAGGGTGCCGAGGCCGGCGACGGCCATGAACGTGAGGAAGGCGGGGCGGCTGAGGCCCTCCGCCGGTTCGAAGGCGCCGAACATGGTGAGCATCTCGCCCCAGAACCCGGCGAGGCCGGGCAGGCCGAGGGAGGCGACGGCGCCGAACGCGAGGAGTCCGCCGAGGCGCGGGGCGCGGCCGTAGAGGGCGGCGCCGGTGGATCCGGCGAGGGCGTCGAGGTCGGCGGTGCCGGACCGGTCCTTGATCGCGCCGACCAGGAAGAACAGCAGGCCCGTGATGAGTCCGTGGCCGATGTTGGCGAACAGCGCGCCGTTGAGGCCGGTGGGCGTCATGGTGGCGATGCCGAGCAGGACGAAGCCCATGTGGCCGACGGAGGAGTAGGCGATGAGCCGCTTGAGGTCACCCTTGGCGCCGGGCCGGGTGAGGGCGAGGCAGGCGAGCGACCCGTAGATGATCCCGACGACCGCGAAGGCGGCGAGGTACGGGGCGAAGACGTGCATGCCGTCGGGGGCGATCGGCAGGATGATCCGGACGAATCCGTACGTACCCATCTTCAGCAGGACGCCGGCGAGGAGGACGGAGCCGACGGTCGGGGCGGCGGTGTGGGCGTCCGGCAGCCAGCTGTGCAGCGGCCACATCGGGGTCTTCACCGCAAGCCCGATCCCGATCGCGAGAACGGCGATGACCTGCAGTGATGTGCTCAGGTCGCGGCCGTTGTCAGTGGCGAGTGCCACCATGTCGAACGTGCCCGCCTTCAGCCCGACGAGGAGCAGGCCGAGCAGCATGACGACCGAGCCCAGCAGGGTGAAGAGGATGAATCGCCAGGCGGCCGCCTGACGCCCCTCGCCGCCCCAGCGGGCGATGAGGAAGTACATCGGGATGAGCACCATCTCGAACGCCAGGAAGAACAGCAGCAGGTCGAGGACGGCGAAGGTCGCGAGGGTGCCGGACTCGAGGACGAGCAGCAGGGCGACGAAGGCCTTCGGGGACGGGCCCGCGGGCATCTTGAAGTAGCTGTACAGCGCGCACAGGAAGGTCAGCAGCGCCGTCAGGACCAGAAGGGGGAGGGAAATGCCGTCGACTCCGAGGTGGATCCGCACGTCCAGCGCGGGGATCCAGCTGATGTCCGTCGTGGCCTGCATCTTCGACGGCTGGTCGTGGTCGAAGCCGAGCGCCAGGACGATCGCGGCCACGAGGATCGCGCCGGTGACGGTCACGCCGTGGCGGAGCACGGCCTGGTCGGGTGACTTCCCCTTCAGCCCGGGCGGGGCCGGGAGGAGGGCCGCGGCGGCGCCGATGAGCGGCCCGGCGACGAGGAACGCGAGAAGGAACTGCATCACGGATTCGCTGATATCGATCACGGCTCACGCTCCGGCGGCGACGAGGACGGCGGTGACCGCCAGGACGACGGAGCCGGCGAGCAGGACGCTGAGGTAGGTCTGCACGTTGCCGGTCTGGGCGCGGCGGACGGCGGCGCCGAGCAGTCCGGTGGCGGTGCCGGCTCCGCGTACGTACGTCTCGACGACCTCGCGGTCCAGGAAGCGGACCAGGGAGGCCCCGCCCAGGACCGGGCGCACGAACAGGGCGTGGTAGAGGGCGTCGAGGTGGAAGCCGGCGGCTGCGTGCCGGTGCAGGGGGCCGAGCAGCAGGCGTCCGGGGTCGGCGGGATCCGGTGCCGAGGCGATGTCGCCGTAGGCGGGGGTGTGGGTGGCGATGGCCTCCGCCTCGGAGACGGCGGGTTCGGCCTCGGGGTGCGCGGCGACGGCGCCCAGGGGCACGCGAGCGGCGCGGGCGGTGGTGGTGCGCCAGGCCGCGTAGGTGACGAGGGCGCCGACGAGGGCGATGCCGGTGCCCAGGACCGCGGTGGTGACGGTCGGGGTGAGGGCGTTGCCGTCGAACCAGTCGTCGAGGGTGGTGACGGTCAGGCCGAAGGCGAGGGAGGGGATGGCGAGCACCCACAGGACCGTGTTCATGGCGAGGGGCTCGCGCCCGTGGTCGGGGGCCTCGGCGCCCCGACCCCGGAAGGCGAGCAGCCACAGGCGCGTCGCGTAGGCGGCGGTGAGGAGGGCGGTGATCAGGCCCGCGACGAGGACGATCCAGCCGGCGCCCGCAGGGGCGACGTCCCGGTCGCCGAGTGCGGTGTGCTCGGCGGCGACCAGGACGGCTTCCTTGGAGAAGAAGCCGGCGAAGGGCGGGATGGCGGCGAGCGCGAGCAGGGCGACCGTCATCGTCCAGTACGCGTCGGGGATGCGCCGGGCGAGGCCGCTCATGCGGGACATGGCGGCCAGGGAGTTCGTTCCGGCGGCGTGGATGATCACGCCGGCGGCGAGGAACAGCAGGGCCTTGAACGCGCCGTGCGAGAGGAGGTGGAAGACGGCGGCACCGCGGTCGCCGACGGCGAGGGCGCCGGACATGTAGCCGAGCTGGCCGATGGTCGAGTAGGCGAGGACGCGCTTGATGTCGTCCTGGGCGAGCGCGGCGAGGCCCGAACCGACCATCGTGACGGCGGCCATCACGGCGAGCACGGTCATGGCGGCCGCGGAGGCGGCGAAGACGGGGAGGAGACGCGCGATGAAGTAGACACCGGCGGCGACCATCGTCGCGGCGTGGATGAGCGCGGAGACCGGCGTGGGGCCGGCCATCGCGTCGGGGAGCCAGGTGTGCAGCGGGAACTGCGCCGACTTGCCCGCGACACCCGCGAGGAGGAGCAGCGCCACGAGGGTGGGGTGGTCGATGCCACCGGCGGCGACGGAGCCGAGGATCCCGGTGATCCGGAACGTGCCGGCGTCGGCGGCCAGGGCGAACAGACCGATGAGGAACGGGACGTCGCCGAGCTTGGTGACGAGGAACGCCTTGAGAGAGGCGGACCGGGCCTCGGGGGTCTCCCAGTAGTGGCCGACGAGGAAGTACGAGCAGATGCCCATGATCTCCCAGCCGACCAGCAGCACCATCAGGTCGCCGGAGTAGACGACGAGCAGCATCGCGGAGGTGAACAGGGAGACGAGCGCCGCGTAGGAGGGGTAGCGCGGGTCGTCGCGCAGGTAGCCGGTGGAGTAGATCTGCACGCAGGAGGCGACGACGCCGACGAGGACGGCGGCCAGGGCGGCGAAGCCGTCGATGTGCAGGGCCAGCTCGACCGGGACGGAGCCGGTGGGGGTGAGCCGGGTGGCGGCGTCGATGGCCCGGTCGCCGCCCTGGTCGACGGCGACGAGCACGGCGAGCACGAGCGCGGCGAGCGTCGGCAGGACGGCCAGGGGGCGGACAAAGCCGGGCGCGGTGCGGCCGAGGAGGAGTCCGGCCGCGGCGCCCAGGAACGGAAGGAGGGGTACGAGGACGGCGAGGGTCGTGGTGGTCACGCGGTGGCCTCAGCCTTCTTGCCGGTCTTCTCGTCGGGCGCCCCGGCGGGGGCGGCGGTCTCGGCGTTGTCGCGGAGCTTGTCGATGTCGGCGGTGCCGCGGCTGCGGTAGACCATCAGCACGATCGCCAGGCCGATGCCGATCTCGGCGGCGGCGATGGCGATGGTGAAGAGGGTCAGCGCCTGGCCGGCGTGCAGGGTGTCGCGGAGCCAGACGTCGAAGGCGACCAGGTTGAGGTTGACGGCGTTGAGCATCAGCTCGACGGACATCAGGACCAGGATCGCGTTGCGGCGGGCGAGGACGCCGTACAGGCCGGTGCAGAAGAGCAGGACGGCGAGGACGGCCGGATAGGCGAGGTGCATCAGCGGGTGCCCTCCTGGTCGGTGGCCCCTGCCGAGGCGTTCCTGCGGGACAGGATGATCGCGCCGACGAGGGCGGCCAGGAGGAGGACGGAGAGCGCTTCGAACGGCAGCACCCAGTGCCGGAAGAGGATCTCGCCGGACACCCGCGTGGAGCCCTGGGCGGGCCCGTCCAGGTCGATCCAGGTGGTACGGAAGGCGTCGACGACGACCCACACCAGGGCGGCCGCGGCGGCGACGGCCACGACCAGGGCGGCCGGGCGGTTGCCGGAGTCGGCGTCCGGGGAGCGGCCGATGGGGGCCTTGGTGAGCATGAGGCCGAAGAGGAGGAGGACGACGACGGATCCGACGTAGATCAGTACCTGGACCCAGGCGATGAACTCGGCCGTGAGGAGCAGGTACTCGACGGCGATGCCGCCGAGTGCCACGACCAGCCAGAGGGCGGCGTGCACCAGCTGACGGGTGGTGACGGTGACCAGGGCCGCGCCGAGGGTGACGAGGCCGACGAGGAGGAACGCGATCTCCACGCCGGTGGGCGACAGGAAGCCGCCGGCGGCGAGCGTCATGCGGTGCCTCCCTCGGGTGGGGTGTCGGTCGGGGCAGTACCGCCGGGTGCGGCGGGACCGTCCGGCGCGGCGGGACCGCCGGGCGTGGTGGGGCTGCTGGGCGCGGCGGGACCGCCGGGTGCGGTGGGGGCGCCGGGCGTGGTGGGGCTGCTGGGCGCGGCGGGACCGCCGGGTGCGGTGGGGGCGCCGGGCGTGGTGGGGCTGCTGGGCGCGGCGGGACCGCCGGGTGCGGTGGGGGCGCCGGGTGCGGCCGGGGCCTCGGCGGGCTGGGCCTCCTGGGCGGCGGCCTGTTCGGCGGCGAGCTTGTCGGCCGCCTTGCGGGCGGCGCCGACCTCCTTGGGCTCCTCGGCGCGCGCGTCGAGGGCGGGCGGTTCCGGCACCGTCCACATCCACTCGCGGAGCTTGTCCCGCTCGTGGGTGAGGTCGCGGATGTCGGTCTCCGCGTACTCGAATTCCGGCGACCAGAACAGCGCGTCGAAAGGACAGACCTCGATGCAGATACCGCAGTACATGCAGAGCGAGAAGTCGATCGCGAACCGGTCGAGGACGTTGCGGCTGCGCTCGCGGCCGCCCGGGGTGGCGGCCGGGACCGTCTCCTTGTGGGAGTCGATGTAGATGCACCAGTCGGGGCACTCGCGGGCGCACAGCATGCAGACCGTGCAGTTCTCCTCGAACAGGCCGATGACGCCGCGGGTGCGGGGCGGCAGTTCGGGCTGGACATCGGGGTACTGCGCGGTGACGGTCTTCTTCGTCATCGTGCGGAGGGTGACGGCCAGGCCTTTGGCGAGGCCGGAGCCGGGGAAGGGCGCCATGGTTACTGGATCACCACCTTGACGATGCCGGTGAGGGCGATCTGGGCGAGTGCGAGGGGGACGAGCGTGGTCCAGGCGAGCTTCTGCAGCTGGTCCTCGCGCAGGCGCGGGTAGCTCACTCGGAGCCAGATCACGACGAAGGCGAGCACGGCCGTCTTGAGCAGGGTCCACACCCAGCCGAGGCCTTCGGCCCCGAACGGGCCGTGCCAGCCTCCGAGGAAGAGGACGGTGGTCAGACCGCACAGGATGACGATGCCGGCGTACTCCGCGAGCAGGAACAGCGCGAAGCGCAGGCCGGTGTACTCGGTGTACGCGCCGAAGATGATCTCCGAGTCGGCGACCGGCATGTCGAAGGGCGGGCGCTGGAGTTCGGCGAGGCCGGCGATGAAGAAGACCAGGGCCCCGGTGATCTGCCAGGGCAGCCACCACCACTCGAAGGCGTTCACGATGCCGGGGATGGAGACCGTGCCGGCCGCCATGGCGACGGACGCGGCGGCGAGCAGCATGGGCAGCTCGTACGCGAGGAGCTGTGCGGCGGTGCGGAGGCCGCCGAGGAGGGAGAACTTGTTGGCCGACGCCCAGCCGGCCATGAGCGAACCGAGCACGCCGACGCCCATGACGGCGAGCACGAAGAAGATGCCGGCGTCGACCACCACACCGACCGCGCCCTCGCTCGGGCCGATCGGGATGGCGACGAGGACGAGGAGGTACGGGAGGAGCGCTATGGCGGGCGCGAGCTGGAAGATGCGGCGGTCGGCGTTGGCCGGGACCACGTCCTCCTTCTGCGCGAACTTCACGCCGTCGGCGACGAGCTGGGCCCAGCCGTGGAAGCCGCCCGCGTACATGGGCCCGAGACGGCCCTGCATATGGGCCATCACCTTGTGCTCCGTCTGACCGATCACCAGGGGCAGCGTCAGGAACAGGGCGAAGACGACGACCAGGCGGAGGGCGACGTCGAGTACGTCGTTCACGCGTCTCCTTCGGGGCGTCGGCGCTCGTCACCGGACTCGTTGTCCTGCGCGGGGGCGGGGGTGGAGTCGGTGGTGGGCGTGGAGTCTGCTGCGGGGGCGGGAGCGGAGTCGGTCGGTTCGGCGGCCGGCTCAGGAGTCTGCTCGGCCGCCGGCCCAGCGGTCGGCTCCGGCCCAGCGGTCGGCTCCGGCCCAGCGGTCGGCTCCGGCCCAGCGGTCGGCTCCGGCCCAGCGGTCGGCTCCGGCCCAGCGGTCGGCTCCGGCCCAGCGGTCGGCTCCGGCTCGGGCGTCGGCTTCGCCTCCGGAGCCGGGGTCGCCTCCGGAGCCGGGGTCGGCTCGGTTGCGGGCTCCGGATCGGCTGCGGGCCGCTGCTCGGGGGTGGGCTTCGCCTCCGGCGTGGGTGCCTGCGCGGCCGCCGCTCCTGGTGCAGCCGCCGCTTCGGGTGCTGGCTCCGGCGCGGCCACCGCCTCCGCGGCCGGCTCCGGCGCGGGCGCCGCCTCGGGTGCCGGCTCCGGTGCAGCCACCGCCTCCGCGGCCGGCTTCGGCGCGGGCGCCGCCTCAGGTGCCGGCTCCGGTGCTGGCGCCGCCTCGGGTGCCGGCTTCGGTGCGGGCGCCGCCTCAGGTGCCGGCTTCGGCGCGGGCGCCGTCTCGGGGGCAGCCGCTGCCTCCGGTGCGGGTGCCGCCTCCGGGGTCGGCTGCGGTTCGGCGTCGTCGAAGGCTGGGCGGGGGTTGTTCCAGGGGGCGTCCGTGGTGCGGGGGCGTTGGGAGGCCGAGCCCTCGCTCGACGTGCGGTCGCGGCGCGCGGGTGCGGGAGCGTCCGTCGCGCGCTGGCTGGCCGAACCCTCGCCGGCGGTGCGGGCGCGGCGGGGCGGGGCCGTGCCCTCGGCGGTCTGGCTCGCGGAGCCCTCGCCGGCGGTGCGGGCGCGGCGGGGCGGGGCCGTGCCCTCGGCGGTCTGGCTCGCGGAGCCCTCGCCGGCGGTGCGGGCGCGGCGCGGCGGGGCCGTGCCCTCGGCGGTCTGGCTCGCGGAGCCCTCGCCGGCGGTGCGGGCGCGGCGGGGCGGGGCCGTGCCCTCGGCGGTCTGGCTCGCGGAGCCCTCGCCGGCGGTGCGGGCGCGGCGCGGCGGGGCCGTGCCCTCGGCGGTCTGGCTCGCGGAGCCCTCGCCGGCGGTGCGGGCGCGGCGGGGCGGGGCCGTGCCCTCGGCGGTCTGGCTCGCGGAGCCCTCGCCGGCGGTGCGGGCGCGGCGGGGCGGGGCCGTGCCCTCGGCGGTCTGGCTGGCCGAACCCGCGGCGGCGGTGCGGGCGCGGCGGGGTGGGGCGGTGCCCTCGGCGGTCTGGCTCGCGGAGCCCTCGCCGGCGGTGCGGGCGCGGCGGACGGGGCGCTCGCCCGCCGCGGCGCGCGCGGGGCGGGCCGGGGCGGGGGGCAGCTGGCCCTTGAGGGGGCCCCACTCGTTCGGGTCGGGGACGCCCGGCGGCAGCATCTGGCGCCGCTTGGGGCCGCCGTGCTCGGACTCGCCCGGCTCCTTGGCGCCCGGCCACGCCTTGGCCACGCGGGCGGCCAGGACGAAGTCCTTGCGCAGGGGGTGGCCCTCGAAGTTCTCCGGGAGGAGGAGGTGGACCAGGTGGGGATGGCCCTCGAAGGCGATGCCGAACATCTCGTGCGTCTCGCGCTCGTGCCAGGCGGCGCCCGCGTACACACCGACCGCGGTGGGCAGGGTCGGCGCGGTGTGCGGGACGGTGGTGCGCAGCATGAGGCGGCGCACCCCCGGGTTGTCCAGGGCTGCGACGTGCGCGCAGACGCGGAAGCCGGTGCCGGGCTCGTCGACGGCGCTGAGCCAGTCGAAGTAGGTGCAGCCCAGCCGGTCGCGGGCGGTTTCGAGCGCGGCGGTCCAGGAGGCGGCCGGGACGTCGACGGTCAGGAGGTCGTAGGTGCGCTCGGCCGTGGCGTCGGCGCCGAAGACCTCGGTGACGTGGTCCGGCAGGGTGTCGAAGTCGGGGGCGTCGGGGGTGGGCGTGTTCATCGCTTGTCTCCCCCCTGGGCCGTTTCCGGTGCCGGCGGCGGCGTGACGAGGCCGCTGCGGAGTGCGGCGGTCGACGGGCGGGAGGTCCCGCCGTGGCCGTAGCGCTCGTGCAGCGACTCGCGGGCGATCTTCTCCTGGAGCTTGAGGATGCCCTGGAGCAGCGCCTCGGGACGCGGCGGGCAGCCCGGCACGTAGACGTCGACGGGGATGATCTGGTCGACGCCCTTGGTGACGGAGTACGAGTCCCAGTAGGGCCCGCCGCAGTTGGAGCAGGCGCCGAAGGAGATGACGTACTTCGGCTCCGGCATCTGCTCGTACAGGCGCTTCACGGCGGGGGCCATCTTGTCGGTGACCGTGCCGGAGACGACCATCAGGTCGGCCTGGCGGGGCCCGGGCGCGAAGGGGATCACGCCGAGGCGGATGAAGTCGTGCCGGGCCATCGAAGCGGCGATGAACTCGATGGCGCAGCAGGCCAGGCCGAAGTTGAAGACCCACAGGCTGTAGCGGCGGCCCCAGTTCAGGACCACCTTCATCGGTTCGGGCGCCAGCCGTGACAGCACGCCCAGCCGCTTCGGCTCGGGCAGGAGCACGGGCGCCGGGGCGGCGGCCTGCTCCGAGGTCACCGGCTCGGGGGTGGCGCCGGGAGTCACGTCC is a window encoding:
- a CDS encoding NADH-quinone oxidoreductase subunit J family protein; protein product: MTLAAGGFLSPTGVEIAFLLVGLVTLGAALVTVTTRQLVHAALWLVVALGGIAVEYLLLTAEFIAWVQVLIYVGSVVVLLLFGLMLTKAPIGRSPDADSGNRPAALVVAVAAAAALVWVVVDAFRTTWIDLDGPAQGSTRVSGEILFRHWVLPFEALSVLLLAALVGAIILSRRNASAGATDQEGTR
- a CDS encoding NuoI/complex I 23 kDa subunit family protein codes for the protein MAPFPGSGLAKGLAVTLRTMTKKTVTAQYPDVQPELPPRTRGVIGLFEENCTVCMLCARECPDWCIYIDSHKETVPAATPGGRERSRNVLDRFAIDFSLCMYCGICIEVCPFDALFWSPEFEYAETDIRDLTHERDKLREWMWTVPEPPALDARAEEPKEVGAARKAADKLAAEQAAAQEAQPAEAPAAPGAPTAPGGPAAPSSPTTPGAPTAPGGPAAPSSPTTPGAPTAPGGPAAPSSPTTPGGPAAPDGPAAPGGTAPTDTPPEGGTA
- a CDS encoding complex I subunit 1 family protein, which produces MNDVLDVALRLVVVFALFLTLPLVIGQTEHKVMAHMQGRLGPMYAGGFHGWAQLVADGVKFAQKEDVVPANADRRIFQLAPAIALLPYLLVLVAIPIGPSEGAVGVVVDAGIFFVLAVMGVGVLGSLMAGWASANKFSLLGGLRTAAQLLAYELPMLLAAASVAMAAGTVSIPGIVNAFEWWWLPWQITGALVFFIAGLAELQRPPFDMPVADSEIIFGAYTEYTGLRFALFLLAEYAGIVILCGLTTVLFLGGWHGPFGAEGLGWVWTLLKTAVLAFVVIWLRVSYPRLREDQLQKLAWTTLVPLALAQIALTGIVKVVIQ
- a CDS encoding NADH-quinone oxidoreductase subunit C, which codes for MNTPTPDAPDFDTLPDHVTEVFGADATAERTYDLLTVDVPAASWTAALETARDRLGCTYFDWLSAVDEPGTGFRVCAHVAALDNPGVRRLMLRTTVPHTAPTLPTAVGVYAGAAWHERETHEMFGIAFEGHPHLVHLLLPENFEGHPLRKDFVLAARVAKAWPGAKEPGESEHGGPKRRQMLPPGVPDPNEWGPLKGQLPPAPARPARAAAGERPVRRARTAGEGSASQTAEGTAPPRRARTAAAGSASQTAEGTAPPRRARTAGEGSASQTAEGTAPPRRARTAGEGSASQTAEGTAPPRRARTAGEGSASQTAEGTAPPRRARTAGEGSASQTAEGTAPPRRARTAGEGSASQTAEGTAPPRRARTAGEGSASQTAEGTAPPRRARTAGEGSASQRATDAPAPARRDRTSSEGSASQRPRTTDAPWNNPRPAFDDAEPQPTPEAAPAPEAAAAPETAPAPKPAPEAAPAPKPAPEAAPAPEPAPEAAPAPKPAAEAVAAPEPAPEAAPAPEPAAEAVAAPEPAPEAAAAPGAAAAQAPTPEAKPTPEQRPAADPEPATEPTPAPEATPAPEAKPTPEPEPTAGPEPTAGPEPTAGPEPTAGPEPTAGPEPTAGPEPTAGPAAEQTPEPAAEPTDSAPAPAADSTPTTDSTPAPAQDNESGDERRRPEGDA
- a CDS encoding NADH-quinone oxidoreductase subunit B family protein, whose protein sequence is MDVTPGATPEPVTSEQAAAPAPVLLPEPKRLGVLSRLAPEPMKVVLNWGRRYSLWVFNFGLACCAIEFIAASMARHDFIRLGVIPFAPGPRQADLMVVSGTVTDKMAPAVKRLYEQMPEPKYVISFGACSNCGGPYWDSYSVTKGVDQIIPVDVYVPGCPPRPEALLQGILKLQEKIARESLHERYGHGGTSRPSTAALRSGLVTPPPAPETAQGGDKR